One region of Pseudomonas alvandae genomic DNA includes:
- the wrbA gene encoding NAD(P)H:quinone oxidoreductase yields MTTPYILVLYYSRSGSTNEMARQIARGVEQAGLEARLRTVPAISTECEAVSPDIPEQGPLYATLDDLKNCAGLALGSPTRFGNMAAPLKYFLDGTSNLWLTGALVGKPAGVFTSTASLHGGQETTLLSMMLPLLHHGMLITGLPYSESALIDTQGGGTPYGPSHHAGADGKSGLNAHEVELCRALGLRLAKTALLLENGRG; encoded by the coding sequence GTGACCACGCCGTACATCCTGGTCCTGTATTACAGCCGCAGCGGCTCCACCAACGAAATGGCCCGGCAAATCGCCCGGGGCGTCGAGCAGGCCGGGCTGGAAGCCAGGTTGCGCACGGTGCCGGCGATTTCCACGGAATGCGAAGCGGTGTCGCCGGATATCCCGGAACAGGGCCCGCTCTACGCCACGCTCGATGACCTGAAGAACTGCGCCGGCCTGGCCCTGGGCAGCCCGACCCGTTTCGGCAACATGGCCGCGCCGCTCAAATATTTCCTCGACGGCACCAGCAACCTCTGGCTGACCGGCGCCCTCGTGGGCAAGCCAGCCGGCGTGTTCACCTCCACCGCCAGCCTGCATGGCGGCCAGGAAACCACGCTGTTGTCGATGATGCTGCCCCTGCTGCACCACGGCATGCTGATCACCGGCCTGCCCTACAGCGAATCGGCCCTGATCGATACCCAGGGTGGCGGTACGCCCTACGGCCCGAGCCATCACGCCGGCGCCGACGGTAAAAGCGGCTTGAACGCGCATGAAGTCGAGCTGTGCCGAGCCTTGGGCCTGCGCCTGGCGAAAACCGCTCTATTGCTGGAGAACGGCCGTGGCTAA
- a CDS encoding CaiB/BaiF CoA transferase family protein, whose translation MQGPLASLKVLDFSTLLPGPFASLLLADMGAEVLRIESPDRPDLLRILPPHDQGVSASHAYLNRNKRSLALDLKQPAALEIIKRLLADHDILLEQFRPGVMERLGLGYEALKAINPRLIYVSITGYGQTGPYKDRAGHDINYLALAGLASHTGRADSGPLPLGIQAADIAGGSLHGVIGLLAAVIARQQSGQGQHLDVSMTDCVFSLNALAGAGYLACGVEPARENHVLNGGSFYDYYRTRDGRWMSVGSLEPAFLQALCEVLGRPELAAQGLSSEPGQQHLLKRELQSEFEKYDFTELQAMFAKVDACVEPVLGLDEALEHPQLKARDLVTQVPRGDGSRQPQIACPLKFSEGLPEPRHIGARLGEHTDQVLGALGFSAERINQLRSDRVVV comes from the coding sequence ATGCAGGGGCCACTGGCATCGCTCAAGGTTCTGGATTTCTCGACCCTGCTGCCAGGGCCGTTCGCCTCGCTGTTGCTGGCGGACATGGGCGCCGAGGTGCTGCGCATCGAATCGCCGGACCGTCCGGACCTGCTGCGGATCCTGCCGCCCCACGACCAGGGCGTCTCGGCCAGCCATGCCTACCTCAATCGCAACAAGCGCAGCCTGGCGCTGGACCTCAAGCAGCCGGCGGCGCTGGAGATCATCAAACGGCTATTGGCCGACCATGACATCCTGTTGGAGCAATTTCGCCCCGGCGTGATGGAGCGGTTGGGCCTGGGCTATGAAGCGCTGAAGGCGATCAATCCCCGGCTGATCTACGTGTCGATTACCGGCTACGGCCAGACGGGGCCCTACAAGGACCGCGCCGGCCATGACATCAACTACCTGGCCCTGGCGGGGCTGGCCAGCCACACCGGCCGTGCCGACAGCGGCCCGTTGCCGCTGGGGATCCAGGCGGCAGACATCGCTGGCGGTTCGCTGCATGGGGTGATCGGGCTGTTGGCGGCGGTGATCGCCCGTCAGCAGAGCGGGCAGGGCCAGCACTTGGACGTGAGCATGACCGATTGCGTTTTCAGCCTGAATGCCTTGGCCGGCGCCGGTTACCTGGCTTGTGGCGTGGAGCCGGCGCGGGAAAATCACGTGCTGAACGGCGGCAGTTTTTATGACTACTACCGCACCCGCGATGGCCGGTGGATGTCGGTGGGGAGCCTGGAACCGGCTTTCCTGCAGGCATTGTGCGAAGTGTTGGGGCGACCGGAGCTGGCAGCGCAGGGATTGTCGTCCGAGCCTGGGCAACAACACCTGCTGAAACGGGAGCTGCAGAGCGAATTCGAAAAATACGATTTCACTGAGCTCCAGGCGATGTTCGCCAAGGTCGATGCCTGCGTCGAGCCGGTGCTGGGGCTGGACGAGGCGCTTGAGCATCCTCAGTTGAAAGCTCGGGACCTGGTCACCCAAGTGCCCCGTGGTGATGGCTCGAGACAGCCGCAGATCGCCTGTCCGTTGAAGTTTTCCGAAGGGCTGCCCGAGCCGCGGCATATCGGCGCGAGGCTGGGGGAGCATACGGACCAGGTATTGGGGGCGTTGGGGTTCAGTGCGGAGCGGATCAATCAATTGCGCAGTGACAGGGTGGTTGTGTAG
- a CDS encoding TlpA disulfide reductase family protein, giving the protein MTRRLAAAMTFIGILLLAGCGNDYGVDQHGQPIASQRLDKQWVVLNYWAEWCAPCRTEIPEFNALAEQLKGRNVGVFGVNFDQVQGEELKSASDKMGIHFTVLARDPAEIFDLPRSEGLPVTYIIDNQGKVREQLLGEQTAAAVMAKLEALQALK; this is encoded by the coding sequence ATGACAAGGCGATTGGCGGCGGCAATGACATTCATCGGCATTTTATTGCTCGCCGGCTGTGGAAACGATTACGGCGTGGATCAGCACGGCCAGCCCATTGCTTCGCAACGGTTGGACAAACAATGGGTGGTGCTCAATTACTGGGCCGAGTGGTGCGCGCCATGCCGCACTGAAATTCCGGAATTCAATGCCTTGGCCGAACAGCTCAAGGGACGGAACGTGGGGGTGTTCGGCGTCAACTTCGATCAGGTACAGGGCGAGGAACTCAAGAGTGCCAGCGACAAGATGGGCATTCATTTCACCGTGCTGGCCCGTGACCCGGCCGAGATCTTCGACCTTCCACGCAGCGAAGGACTGCCGGTGACCTACATCATCGATAACCAAGGTAAGGTGCGTGAGCAGTTGCTGGGCGAGCAGACGGCGGCGGCGGTGATGGCGAAGCTGGAGGCGTTGCAGGCGCTGAAATAA
- a CDS encoding 2-hydroxyacid dehydrogenase, translating into MRAILFSSQTYDRDSFSNAPVPANLELQFQPARLNLDTVALAERHEVVCAFINDDLSAPVLERLAEGGTRLIALRSAGYNHVDLLAAKRLGLSIVRVPAYSPHAVAEHAVALIMMLNRCLHRACNRTRDGNFSLNGLTGFDLVGKTVGVIGTGQIGATFARIMAGFGCQLLAYDPYPNPQVEALGARYVPLADLLAQAQIISLHCPLNEQSRHLINARSLETMQRGAMLINTGRGGLVDTPALIEALKSGQLGYLGLDVYEEEAQLFFEDRSGLPLQDDVLARLLTFPNVVVTAHQAFLTREALAAIATTTLDNIAAWAAGAPQNLVIN; encoded by the coding sequence ATGCGCGCCATTCTTTTCAGCAGCCAGACCTACGACCGTGACAGTTTCAGCAACGCGCCCGTACCTGCCAACCTGGAACTGCAGTTTCAACCTGCACGCCTGAACCTCGACACCGTGGCCCTGGCCGAACGGCACGAGGTGGTGTGCGCCTTCATCAACGACGATCTCAGCGCCCCGGTGCTCGAACGACTGGCTGAAGGCGGCACGCGGCTGATCGCCTTGCGTTCGGCTGGCTACAACCATGTCGACCTGCTCGCCGCCAAACGCCTGGGATTGAGCATCGTCCGGGTGCCGGCCTATTCGCCCCATGCCGTGGCCGAACATGCGGTGGCGTTGATCATGATGCTCAACCGATGCCTGCACCGGGCCTGCAACCGCACCCGGGATGGCAACTTCAGCCTCAACGGGCTGACCGGCTTCGACCTGGTGGGCAAGACGGTGGGCGTGATCGGTACCGGCCAGATCGGCGCGACCTTCGCCCGGATCATGGCCGGCTTCGGCTGCCAGTTGCTGGCGTACGACCCTTATCCCAATCCCCAGGTCGAAGCCCTGGGCGCCCGTTATGTGCCGCTCGCCGATCTGCTGGCGCAAGCGCAGATCATCAGCCTGCATTGCCCGCTCAACGAACAGAGCCGACACCTGATCAACGCCCGTTCCCTGGAAACCATGCAACGCGGCGCGATGCTGATCAACACCGGTCGCGGCGGCCTGGTGGACACACCGGCACTGATCGAAGCGTTGAAAAGCGGCCAGTTGGGGTATCTGGGACTCGATGTCTATGAGGAAGAAGCCCAACTCTTCTTCGAGGACCGCTCCGGCCTGCCATTGCAGGACGACGTTCTCGCACGACTGCTGACCTTTCCCAATGTCGTCGTGACCGCCCACCAGGCATTCCTGACTCGGGAAGCCTTGGCGGCGATCGCCACCACTACCTTGGACAATATCGCGGCCTGGGCCGCCGGCGCGCCGCAGAACCTGGTGATCAACTAA
- a CDS encoding dicarboxylate/amino acid:cation symporter has protein sequence MTTRQPLYKSLYFQVIVAIAIGILLGHFYPQTGVALKPFGDGFIKLIKMVIAPIIFCTVVSGIGGMQNMKSVGKTGGYALLYFEIVSTIALLIGLVVVNVVQPGNGMHIDVTTLDTSKIAGFINAGKDQSIIAFILNVIPNTIVGAFANGDILQVLMFSVLFGFALHRLGAYGKPVLDFIDRFAHVMFIIINMIMKLAPIGAFGAMAFTIGAYGVGSLVQLGQLMICFYITCVVFVLVVLGAICRAHGFSVVKLIRYIREELLIVLGTSSSESALPRMLIKMERLGAKKSVVGLVIPTGYSFNLDGTSIYLTMAAVFIAQATDTPMDLTHQITLLLVLLLSSKGAAGVTGSGFIVLAATLSAVGTLPVAGLALILGIDRFMSEARALTNLVGNAVATIVVAKWVKELDEDQLQTELASGGRGISDVREEDDVVAAADTAVPVK, from the coding sequence ATGACGACTCGTCAGCCACTGTACAAATCCCTGTATTTCCAGGTGATCGTAGCCATTGCCATCGGCATTTTGCTCGGTCACTTCTACCCGCAGACCGGCGTTGCCCTCAAGCCGTTCGGTGACGGGTTCATCAAGTTGATCAAAATGGTCATCGCCCCGATCATCTTCTGTACAGTCGTCAGCGGCATCGGCGGCATGCAGAACATGAAGTCGGTCGGCAAGACCGGTGGCTACGCGCTGCTGTACTTCGAAATCGTTTCCACCATTGCCCTGCTGATCGGCCTGGTCGTGGTCAACGTCGTGCAACCGGGCAACGGCATGCACATCGACGTAACGACCCTGGACACCAGCAAGATCGCCGGCTTCATCAATGCCGGTAAAGACCAGAGCATCATTGCCTTCATCCTCAACGTAATCCCGAATACCATCGTCGGCGCGTTCGCCAACGGCGACATCCTGCAAGTGCTGATGTTCTCGGTGCTCTTTGGTTTCGCCCTGCATCGCCTGGGTGCCTATGGCAAACCGGTGCTGGACTTCATCGACCGTTTCGCCCACGTGATGTTCATCATCATCAACATGATTATGAAGCTGGCCCCGATCGGTGCGTTCGGTGCCATGGCCTTCACCATCGGCGCCTACGGTGTCGGTTCGCTGGTGCAACTGGGCCAGCTGATGATCTGCTTCTACATCACTTGCGTGGTGTTCGTGCTGGTGGTGCTGGGCGCCATCTGCCGCGCCCACGGCTTCAGCGTCGTCAAACTGATCCGTTACATCCGTGAAGAACTGCTGATCGTGCTGGGTACCTCTTCTTCGGAATCGGCCCTGCCGCGCATGCTGATCAAGATGGAGCGCCTGGGTGCCAAGAAGTCCGTGGTTGGCCTGGTGATCCCGACTGGCTACTCGTTCAACCTTGACGGTACCTCGATTTACCTGACTATGGCCGCGGTATTCATCGCCCAGGCCACCGACACCCCGATGGACCTGACTCACCAGATCACCCTGCTGCTGGTACTGCTGCTGTCGTCCAAGGGTGCTGCCGGCGTAACCGGTAGCGGCTTCATCGTGCTGGCGGCCACCCTGTCGGCCGTGGGCACCCTGCCAGTGGCCGGCCTGGCGCTGATCCTGGGTATCGACCGCTTCATGTCCGAAGCCCGTGCGCTGACCAACCTGGTGGGCAACGCCGTTGCCACGATCGTGGTCGCCAAGTGGGTCAAAGAGCTGGACGAAGACCAATTGCAGACCGAACTGGCTTCCGGTGGTCGCGGTATCTCCGATGTCCGTGAAGAAGACGACGTGGTTGCAGCGGCTGATACCGCAGTGCCTGTGAAGTGA
- a CDS encoding DUF2069 domain-containing protein, which produces MAKKPKILPPVHWLEPRVRIARALSLLCFFGLVGLLSAYYLLIADLHGARPWVILLIELVPLLILAPGMLIGSARGHSWMCFVVNLYFIKGALAAYDPNRQWFGVLEMAASVAVFCSALLYVRWRFQLNRRLAGEGEPSVA; this is translated from the coding sequence GTGGCTAAGAAGCCCAAGATCCTCCCACCGGTCCACTGGCTGGAACCGCGCGTACGCATCGCCCGCGCCCTCAGCCTGCTGTGCTTTTTCGGTTTGGTGGGGTTGCTCAGTGCGTATTACTTGCTGATCGCCGACCTGCACGGCGCGCGCCCTTGGGTGATCCTGCTGATCGAGCTGGTGCCGCTGTTGATCCTCGCGCCGGGCATGCTCATCGGCAGCGCCCGCGGGCATTCCTGGATGTGTTTCGTGGTGAACCTGTATTTCATCAAGGGCGCATTGGCCGCGTACGACCCGAACCGGCAGTGGTTCGGCGTGCTGGAAATGGCGGCGAGCGTGGCGGTGTTCTGCTCGGCATTGCTGTATGTGCGCTGGCGGTTTCAGTTGAATCGGCGGCTGGCTGGCGAAGGCGAGCCCTCCGTCGCCTGA
- a CDS encoding META domain-containing protein — MKRLVLAALIGAGLLGCAGEPVQLQQNRSYILEWIGERPLMDYSHLTITLGDDGRAYGNAGCNHWFAPYTLEGHRLSFGKVGSTRKLCAPAVMEQETRFLQALEKVERWDVSPIEQMRFWPAQGKPLRWWLEEG, encoded by the coding sequence ATGAAACGCCTGGTCCTGGCCGCGCTGATCGGCGCCGGCCTGCTGGGTTGTGCCGGCGAGCCGGTGCAACTGCAACAAAACCGCAGCTACATCCTTGAATGGATTGGTGAGCGACCATTGATGGATTACAGCCACCTGACCATCACCCTGGGCGATGATGGCCGGGCCTATGGCAATGCCGGCTGCAACCATTGGTTTGCGCCGTATACCCTGGAAGGCCATCGGTTGAGTTTCGGCAAGGTTGGCAGTACCCGCAAACTCTGCGCCCCGGCAGTGATGGAGCAGGAGACGCGTTTCTTGCAGGCGCTGGAGAAGGTAGAGCGCTGGGACGTTTCGCCCATCGAACAGATGCGTTTCTGGCCCGCCCAGGGCAAGCCGCTGCGTTGGTGGTTGGAAGAAGGCTGA
- the arsC gene encoding arsenate reductase (glutaredoxin) (This arsenate reductase requires both glutathione and glutaredoxin to convert arsenate to arsenite, after which the efflux transporter formed by ArsA and ArsB can extrude the arsenite from the cell, providing resistance.), which translates to MTDLTLYHNPRCSKSRGALELLEARGLAPTVVRYLETPLDAAQLKRLLGKLGIGARQLLRTGEDEYKTLNLADENLAEDDLIAAIVAHPKLMERPILEAGEKAIIGRPPEKILEILP; encoded by the coding sequence ATGACTGATCTGACGCTTTATCACAACCCGCGCTGCTCGAAATCCCGCGGTGCGCTGGAACTGTTGGAAGCCCGCGGCCTGGCGCCCACCGTCGTCCGCTATCTGGAAACCCCGCTGGACGCCGCGCAGCTCAAGCGCCTGCTGGGCAAGCTCGGCATCGGCGCGCGGCAGTTGCTGCGCACGGGCGAGGACGAGTACAAGACCCTGAACCTGGCCGACGAAAACCTGGCCGAGGACGATCTGATCGCCGCCATCGTCGCCCACCCGAAACTCATGGAACGGCCGATCCTCGAAGCCGGGGAAAAAGCCATTATCGGCCGTCCGCCGGAAAAGATCCTGGAGATCCTGCCGTGA
- a CDS encoding SprT family zinc-dependent metalloprotease encodes MLEQLNTRVEECYQQAESFFKRPFKRPVVSLKLRGQKAGVAHLHENLLRFNPQLYQENAEDFLKQTVAHEVAHLIAHQLFGDRIQAHGEEWQLIMRGVYELPPNRCHTYEIKRRTATRYIYKCPCDGSDFPFTAQRHRLVRQGRRYLCRSCRNTLVFSGETRVE; translated from the coding sequence ATGCTCGAGCAACTCAATACCCGCGTCGAAGAGTGTTACCAACAAGCCGAATCCTTTTTCAAACGTCCTTTCAAACGCCCGGTGGTCAGCCTCAAGTTGCGCGGCCAGAAAGCCGGCGTCGCGCATTTGCATGAAAACCTGCTGCGCTTCAACCCGCAGCTGTACCAGGAAAACGCCGAAGACTTCCTCAAGCAGACGGTGGCCCACGAGGTGGCGCACCTGATTGCCCATCAGTTGTTTGGCGACCGTATCCAGGCCCATGGCGAGGAATGGCAACTGATCATGCGTGGAGTCTACGAACTGCCACCCAACCGTTGCCACACCTACGAGATCAAACGCCGCACCGCGACCCGCTACATTTATAAATGCCCGTGCGACGGCAGCGATTTCCCGTTCACGGCCCAGCGCCATCGCCTGGTGCGTCAGGGGCGGCGGTATTTATGCCGCAGTTGTCGCAATACCTTGGTGTTCAGTGGGGAGACGCGGGTCGAATAG
- a CDS encoding DNA-3-methyladenine glycosylase I: MRDYKWLHEYCLNRFGSAAELEAHLPVPKTPAQLRKISDDRYLSTMALRVFRAGLKHSLVDAKWPAFEEVFFKFDPEKVVLMSAEHLERLMQDARIIRHLGKLKSVPRNAQLILDVAHEKGSFGALVADWPVTEIVGLWTYLKKHGHQLGGLSAPRFLRMMGKDTFVPSYDVVAALNAQDIIDKVPTSLRDLATVQNAFNQWHEESGGRPMSQISMMLAYTVNH, from the coding sequence ATGCGCGATTACAAGTGGCTGCACGAGTATTGTCTGAACCGCTTCGGTTCGGCGGCTGAACTGGAAGCCCACCTGCCTGTACCCAAGACCCCGGCGCAACTGCGCAAGATCAGCGACGACCGCTACCTCTCGACCATGGCGCTGCGAGTATTCCGTGCCGGGCTCAAGCACAGCCTGGTGGACGCCAAGTGGCCGGCGTTCGAAGAAGTGTTCTTCAAGTTCGACCCGGAAAAAGTCGTGCTGATGAGTGCCGAGCACCTGGAGCGGCTGATGCAGGATGCGCGGATCATCCGCCACCTGGGCAAGCTCAAGAGCGTACCGCGCAATGCGCAATTGATATTGGACGTGGCCCATGAAAAAGGCAGTTTCGGCGCGCTGGTCGCCGACTGGCCGGTGACCGAGATCGTCGGCCTGTGGACTTATCTGAAAAAACACGGCCATCAACTGGGCGGCCTGTCGGCACCCCGCTTCCTGCGGATGATGGGCAAGGACACGTTCGTGCCCAGTTACGACGTGGTCGCGGCGCTCAATGCCCAGGACATCATCGACAAAGTCCCCACCAGCCTGCGGGACCTGGCGACGGTGCAGAATGCCTTCAACCAGTGGCATGAAGAGAGCGGCGGGCGGCCGATGTCGCAGATATCGATGATGCTGGCTTATACCGTCAATCATTGA
- a CDS encoding Yip1 family protein: protein MIHHVVGLFTHPDQEWKEIRGDQEESISHMYLTHTLILAAIPAVSAFIGTTQVGWVIGNRPPVMLTQESALWMTIMSYLAMLGGVAVMGAFIHWMARTYDASPSLARCVAFATYTATPLFIGGLAALYPHMWLGMIVGTAAICYTVYLLYVGLPTFMNIPQDEGFLFSSSVLAVGLVVLVAIMAFTVIVWGLGVGPVYTN from the coding sequence ATGATCCATCATGTCGTGGGGCTCTTTACCCACCCTGATCAAGAATGGAAAGAAATCCGTGGCGATCAGGAGGAAAGCATCAGCCACATGTACCTCACCCACACGCTGATCCTGGCGGCCATCCCGGCGGTGTCGGCGTTCATCGGTACCACGCAGGTGGGATGGGTCATCGGCAATCGCCCACCGGTCATGCTCACCCAGGAGAGCGCGCTGTGGATGACCATCATGTCCTACCTGGCCATGTTGGGCGGCGTGGCGGTGATGGGTGCGTTCATTCACTGGATGGCCCGCACCTATGACGCCAGTCCGAGCCTGGCCCGGTGTGTCGCGTTTGCCACCTATACCGCGACTCCATTGTTCATTGGTGGCCTGGCGGCGCTCTATCCACACATGTGGCTGGGGATGATCGTCGGCACTGCGGCGATCTGCTACACGGTCTACCTGTTGTACGTGGGCCTGCCGACGTTCATGAACATTCCCCAGGACGAAGGCTTCCTGTTTTCCAGCTCGGTGCTTGCCGTCGGCCTGGTGGTGCTGGTGGCTATCATGGCGTTCACGGTGATTGTCTGGGGGCTGGGCGTTGGTCCGGTCTATACCAATTGA
- the ttcA gene encoding tRNA 2-thiocytidine(32) synthetase TtcA, whose protein sequence is MGTLTVNQNKLQKRLRRLAGEAVADYNMIEDGDKVMVCLSGGKDSYTLLDVLMHLQKVAPIKFDIVAVNMDQKQPGFPEHVLPAYLESLGVEYHIVEKDTYSVVKELIPEGKTTCSLCSRLRRGTLYTFADEIGATKMALGHHRDDIVETFFLNMFYNGSLKAMPPKLRADDGRNVVIRPLAYCNEKDIQAYSDFKQFPIIPCNLCGSQENLQRQVVKEMLQEWERKTPGRTESIFRGLQNVIPSQLADRNLFDFTNLRIDENATPRFVNVVNL, encoded by the coding sequence ATGGGCACTCTTACGGTCAACCAGAACAAACTGCAAAAGCGCCTGCGCCGCCTGGCCGGTGAGGCGGTCGCCGACTACAACATGATCGAGGACGGCGACAAGGTCATGGTCTGCCTGTCCGGCGGCAAGGACAGCTACACCTTGCTCGACGTGCTGATGCATCTGCAGAAGGTTGCACCGATCAAGTTCGACATCGTCGCGGTGAACATGGACCAGAAGCAGCCCGGGTTCCCCGAGCATGTGCTGCCGGCCTACCTCGAGTCGTTGGGCGTTGAGTACCACATCGTCGAGAAAGACACCTATTCGGTGGTCAAGGAACTGATTCCCGAGGGCAAGACCACCTGCTCGCTGTGCTCACGCCTGCGCCGCGGGACGCTCTATACCTTCGCCGACGAGATTGGCGCGACCAAGATGGCCCTGGGTCATCACCGCGACGATATCGTCGAGACGTTCTTCCTGAACATGTTCTACAACGGCTCGCTCAAGGCCATGCCACCCAAGCTGCGTGCCGACGACGGGCGCAACGTGGTGATTCGCCCGTTGGCCTATTGCAACGAGAAGGACATCCAGGCCTATTCGGATTTCAAGCAGTTCCCGATCATCCCCTGCAACCTGTGCGGCTCCCAGGAAAACCTGCAGCGCCAAGTGGTCAAGGAGATGCTCCAGGAATGGGAACGCAAGACTCCGGGGCGTACCGAGAGCATTTTTCGCGGCTTGCAGAACGTCATTCCGTCGCAACTGGCGGATCGCAACCTGTTCGATTTTACCAACCTGCGCATCGATGAAAACGCCACGCCGCGGTTCGTCAATGTGGTGAATCTCTGA